The genomic region AAGCGTGATTCATATCCAATAGAGTCTTTGCATGTTGACGTCCTGCAGAACCATAGCCAACGATAGCTATATTTACCGCCATATCTTAAAGACCTCCTTTATAATTGAAACGAATTTTAATTTTCAATCTCTAACCAACTAAATACAACTGACGGTAGCTACCCATTTGGCTTATCAATTCCTCATGTGTACCCTCCTCCACCACTTGCCCCCGTTCCATAACAATAATTTTATCGGATTGAACAATTGTAGAAAGACGATGAGCAATAATGATTACTGTTCTACTTTGTGATAGGGTTTGAATAATATCCTGAATTTTTGATTCATTTTCTGAGTCTAAAGCTGAAGTTGCTTCGTCTAGTACAAAGATGGGAGAAGGTTTTAGTATAGCTCTTGCGATTCCGACTCTTTGACGTTGTCCACCAGAAAGTCTTATTCCCTTCTCTCCTACCTTAGTATCATATTGATCTGGCAAGGTAGTGATGTAATCATGAATTTGGGAAAGCTTTGCAACCTCAATAATCTCTTGATCGCTAGCGTCTAGACGTCCCATTCGTATGTTCTCTCTTATGGTGGTATTAAATAGGTAAGTATCTTGAGGAACATATGCAATTAAATCTCTTAGATCTTTATGATTATATTGACTAATAGATTTTCCGAATAATAAAATATCTCCAGAATCTGTATCGTAGAAACGCATCAACAATTTAGCTAAGGTGCTTTTTCCAGAGCCACTTGTTCCAACCAAAGCTATACTTTGATTCTTAGAGATAGATGTATTAACATTGTCTAAGATTTTTTTATCTCCATAGCTAAAAGTTACACTAATAAAATTAATGATACATTCAGTTAGCTCTTCATATTGTCTTTCCGATCTAGATACTTGTTCTTCTCCTTCAATTTGAAGAGAAAGCATTTTTAGAACTCTTTCAGTGCCAGCTATACTATTCTGGAGTTGTACGATTAATCTGCCTAAGGTGTTAAACATCATACTCACACCAGCATATAGTTGCATGATTGCAACTACATTACCGAGAGAAGTAAGGTTGTTCACTACCATATAAGCACTAATAAACAGTAGAGTCGTGAAATTTAACCAATGAATGAGTGTATTAAATTGTTGTTGTTTTGCTCCTTCATGAGTTGCCTTCATGCCTAAGTTGACCAAAACACTGTTTGTCTTTTCAAATTTCGGATAAATGAAGTTAGCATAGAATTTAAATACTGACAGACCATGGAAAACCTCTAACATCACTTTAGCAAGCACAGCATTATTTTCCGATTGTTCTTTGGCTATCTTTTTTCCGATACGTGCAAACTTAGAGTTCACAGCTGTAGCGAGTAACGCAAAGATAATTAAGAAAACACTAATTCTCCAATCAAGAATCATCATGAAAATAGCAGAATACATACCTGTCATTACAGATGTAATTACATTACGTAAGTGCCCTCCATATACCATCTCCATTAAAAACTGATCATGATTTAGAGTAGATAGTGCGTCCCCGCTGTGGGTCTTATCAAAATAGTCGACGGGCACCAGTTGTATTTGTCGAAATATTTTTTTCTTCACATCAGTCATAGTCCTTCTAATACTTGTTCGAAAAGTGTAACTGAAAAATACATACATCGTTACGAGCAATATCATACCCGAACCAAGTATATACACGCTGGTACGAAGCAAATTGCTTTGGCCATTGACAGAGAAATCGATTACGAACTTCATCCCGAAAGCTAAGATAACAGGTACAATCGCGTGAGTCATACTTAGTCCAAATAAACCAATTAAATACCAGCCAATTCTAGGCCGCATAAATGCATACAACTGCGAGAATACACTTCGATTTTTTTGTTCCATTACTGTATAACCCTCTTTAACTGAGTGGATTGTTTTTCAAATAAATGATAATAAACTCCTCTTTGCAGAATGAGTTCTTCATGAGACCCTTTTTCCACCAGATGTCCGTTTTGAAGTACGAATATGGAGTTTACATATGTAATAGATGAAAATCGATGCGAAATAATAATGACATTCTTTCCTTCAAGTTTGGTGAGAATATTATGAAAAATTTGGCTTTCATTCTCGGAGTCTAAGGCAGAGGTTGACTCATCCATAATAATGAGATCGGAATCTTTTAAGAGCGCTCTTGCAATACAAATCCTTTGTTTTTGTCCTCCCGATAGCCCGTTTCCGGACTCAGATAAATACGTGTTGTAACCCTCTGGAAGACTCATAATAAAATCATGAGCATTGGATAATTTGCATGCTTCCATGATGTCTTTAAGTGAAGCATCAGGTTTCCCACATGCGATATTTTCCAAAATTGTGCCTGAGAACAAATAAGCGTCCTGAGAAATGTATGCAACCCGACTTCTTAATGACTCTAAATTCCATTGCTTTAGATCGCGTCCCATTACTTTAAGAGACCCCTTGTAATCATCGTAAAATCCACAGAGTAGCTTAGCTAGTGTACTCTTACCACTCCCACTTTCGCCTACCAAAGCAATTTTCTCACCTTTTTCAATCTGTAGAGACAATTCATTTAACCTTATTTGAGCATCATATCCAAAGGTAAGCCGACTAGCAGAAATTAAATCGTCTTCTATTTCTGTCATATCACTATCACCGGTAGTTCTCTCTTTAGTTTGATTGACCACTTCAAGTAAACGTTGACATGCGCCTTGCATACTGTAAGTATCAATTATCATCTCAGGAAGAGTACCCAAAAATCCGGTTAACCTTCTCAGTATTTGTAAAAAAGCTAACAGTTCTCCGGCACTCATAGAACCTTGTGAGGTGAGAAATCCTCCATAACTTATGCAAATTAACATAGGAATAAAATCAACGAAATAATTCATTGCTCCCATCCAAGATTTTCTTCTTTCAAATATAATTTTCTTTTCAAGTGCTCTATCAATGTAGCTTGCATACTTCTTAAACCAATGATTTTCCAGATTATACGATTTAACAATTTCTCTGGCACGTATACTATCTAAAACGATTGTGTTTGACTTAGACACAATTTCTTGCTCTTTTTTGCTCAAAGATTGTGTAGAATTTTTAAATATTCTGGTTATTAAAAGGATAACTGGGGTAATTGAAATACTGATTAAAAAGAGCTTCCAATCAAGTACTAACAAATAAATAGCAAAGCCTATTGAAAGAATTAGAGTTCTTGATAAATTGATGAATGTAGAACTTAAATAATTACTTACAACTTGTAAGTTATTTGTAATTACTGATGAGACCTTACCTGAGTCAAATCTTTCAGCATAAGAAATGGGCATGCCGGAAATTTGTTTAGCAATATAAATCCTTAATTTCTTCAGTGTTTGAACTGAAAATTTACCACTAAAAGTAACCTCCATGTACTCCACAAATATAGCGATTACAATAAATAGAACTATATATATTAAAAAATCGAAAATTTCACTCATTTGCCCACCTAAGGTAAGGTCAATCATCTGCTGAATAACGTAGGCCTCTGAAATCCCCACAAAGACCTTAGCAATCATAAAAAGCATACAAATGGCTAGAGTGAACCATTCCAAAAAGCATACGGAGTAAAAATTACGAATCGGGCGTTCCTTCAAAGAATGATTCTCCCCTTCTGAAAAAGGAGACCATACAATGGTCACCTTAACAATAAATTATACCTTATCGTATTGTAGGAAATTGTAAACTTTCAATTTATTACTTTTCTCATCAATAGTTAGTTGTTCCTGCAGACTCACTATAATTTCAAGCTCAATCCCAAGCTTTTCTAGAAAAAATGATTTAATATGTGTACGAAGTTCTTCTTGAAAAGAGGTATAATCACTTACAATTTTAAACTCGAAATGTTGTTCTTGTAGCTGCGTAACTTGGAATTGTTTAATATATGTTTTCTGTTTCAGAACATTGAAACTTTCAATACAGTTTTTAAAAATATGCGCGTGTACTTTATTGGATCCGTACATAAAAAATTCTGATGTTCTTCCGCTTTTCAACTGAAGAACAGGTTCTTTCCTCCCACAACTGCATGGTTTCGTTTGGATTTTTCCAATATCCCCAATACGGTATCGAATAAGTGGCATAGCGTAGTTATGAAGACTTGTAATAATAATCTCTCCATATCCTTCTTCATCTTCATTGACAGTCTCAACATGTAGTTGTTCAGAAACAATATGAAGATTATGGTTTGCACAAGAGTACGCTACACAAAAAAATTCTTGGGTACCATAATTATTAGCTACAATTGCACTAGGGAATGCTTCAATAATTTCATCTCGTATATACTCAAACAAATACTCACTCCCTAGCTCGATGTATTGTGCTTGAATATCCCTAGTACTCTTATTATTTCTTTTACAATATGTAACCAGTTCAAATAAAATTGAAGGTTGGCAGCGGATCATATACGGGCTGAATTCGATCAAAGCGTCATAGATTTTCTCAACGTAACTGTCTCCAACATTTAAATAGTTAATATAGAGTGTGTTACCGTCACGCGCAATCAATCCATTACGAGTGGAATTTGCATGCCTGCGATTACCTGCATGAAAAATCGCTATTTTCTGTCCCATAATATCAGGAGAATTCTTTTTCCGTTCTCCCCACAGAGCTAACGATCTTCTGATGCGTTCATTTTTATCATACCTACAGTTTAAAGGAATTCCCGACGATCCACTCGTTCTTTCTAATAAAAGAGAATTAATATCATATTTATCTGAAATAATCTCTTTCTCATTCGCTTGGATATCAGCTTTCGACAAGAAAGGGATTTTTGCAAAGTCATTGATATCACCAGTGTTAATTCCGTTATCTGAAAACAGTTTTGAATAGTACTCCGTATGATTCTCTGCATATTGCAACAAATTTACGATTTTTTTACCATCCACTATACATCCCCTCCTTTTACTTTCACCTTCTCAAGAATATATTCAATAACCTTCCCATATATTTGAAAGTTACTTATAATCATATCTTCAGCTGGAATCTCTATTTGAAACTTTTGTTCTACAATAACGATTAACTGAATCATATCAATTGAGTTTAAGCCAATATCTTGAATTAAATCGACATTGTCATTAATCTCGGACACATCTGCCGATGTAAGGCCTCCTACAATTTCTTGCAGTTTACTACGTACTTCCAGCTCAAAGTCACTCATTTTCAATACCCCTCTTCTATGAATTAGAATTTACTCTTGAACCACGTTGAACTTTTCCAGTTTCTGTTCTCTTAATCGAGTCCACTACATTAACAGACTTCGGAATCTTATATTTTGAAAGATAATCTGAACAAAATTTACGAATATCAGACAACTTAACTTCGCCTGAACGTACTACAATCTCTGCGACTACCTGTTCACCAGTCAATGAATCCTCTCTTCCATAAACATAGGCATCGGAGATATCAGGAAAACGACAAAGTATTTCTTCCACTTCTTCAGGGTATACATTCATACCACCGACTATAATAATATTTTTGGACCTGCCTAGAATAAAGAGTTGATTCTCGGCATCAATATATCCGATGTCCCCCGTTTTCAACCACTCTTCTTTAGGTTTTTGAGCGTAGTCTTTATTTCCTTTTTCATAATATCCATTATATAGGGATGGACTATTAACCCATATCTCTCCTGGTTCGAACAATAGACATTCTGTTCCTTCGTTTTCTTCTCCCATCACTTTAATTTGTACACCCTTAAGTGGGACCCCTGATGAATCATTAGATACAACCTTGTTTTTCAGTCCACATGAGACCCTAGGCCCTGCCTCAGTTAGTCCATATGCTCTTACAATATCCGCATGTTTAAACATCTCTCTTGCTTGGCTGATTGTCTCTATGTCTGTAGGAGCTCCAGCACAAACCATAAGCTTAAGCGTTTTCACATCTTCAGGAGAAGGTGGATTTAGTACAAATAACTTAAGGTGAGTAGATACGCAGCCCATACTTGTGATCTGGTAATTACGAATAGTCTGATAGATATCCCGCGGGAATAAAACACCATTGTGTATTACACATGTTCCTCCAATTAAGAGCTGTGCTAAAAATTGTGTTGTATGTGCGAAACTTGAGGTTAGAGGTAGAATAACAAGCGCAATATCATTACTCCTCATATCTAGGTGTTCATTGTGAGCCATTGCGTTCCAGATCAATGCTTTATGGGACAATTTTACTATTTTCGGTCTTGAGATACTTCCCGACGTTGGAACCATGACTGCTGTGTTGTCGTTTGTTGTTAATTGTTGTTCAGATTGCAGAAGATCAAAATTAGCCTGCTCAATAGAATAAACGAAGACTTTCCCAATAAAGTTAGTAAAGTCTGTTCTGTCGGTGAATAACACATCGCAGTCTGCTTGCTCTAGCATGGTAATAACTTCAGATTGTGATGAACTTGCTGACAACAATAAGATTTGCCCTCCGCCTATCAAAGATCCTAAATAGACTATTGCAAATTGTATTGGATCTTTGATACAAATACCAACGCGCAATGGTCTAGTGAACCGGTTGGCTAAATCACTTGCTCGGTTAACCAATTCTAGATATGTTACGGATTCATTTAAGGTAATAATAGCTTTTTTATCACGATACATCTCTGCAACAAGTAGGATGGATTCGTGAATTGTTGTTGGGACTGTACAATCTTCCATAAATCAGATTAACCACTCTAAAAATTCCAACCGATTTTCAAATGGATCATTTACATAAAATCTAATTGCTCCCTCAAGTGGCTCGTCATCTTTAGTCTTTATCCCAGAACGCTCTATATGTTCTTTTAACTCCAATACATTTTTTACGTGAAAGGCAGGATGGGCCTTTTTAGCGGATACAAAATTTTCTTGTACTCCAATATGCAATTGATGTTGACCACATTGAAACCATACCCCTCCACGCTTCTGTAAATTTACTGGCTTTTCAATCTCCTGCATACCTAGGACTTTGCCAAAGAATTGACGAGCTTGCTCCTCACATTGTTCGGGTGCTGCGAGTTGTACATGATCAATTCCAATAAAATTATAATTCATAGTAGATCCTCCTCGTATTTGTTTAATTAATACACGCTTTAGTCTGACAGTAGCTACTCTATATGTTTATTCACAAGCCCAGTCTCAAGCTATATCAGGCTAAGCTGTAACTGGTCATTAATTAACTTTAATTTATTGTACGTGCCCACTGCTATCGGAATACCTTCTTTCCTATGCTCCATTGCTCTTTTCTCTTTTTCTCCAGGTATCAGTATCTCTTCCACCCCATCAGCTTTCAAACTGTTCTTAATACTTTCTAGCCAATCTTGGACTCTTCCATTGAACTCTTCCAATGGAGCAATCTTGGAAACATCCAACGCAATAAAGGTATGACAAGATTCAGAAATCTTATCAGCATGTACTCTCTGACGCTTTACATTCACGGAGTACGAACCACCACTTAAAACCCCTGTAAGTAAATCTACGACCATTCCAATACCAAACCCTTTATGACCACCGAAAGGAAGTACAACTCCCCCATCGATAAACTCTTGTGGATGAGAAGCAGGCTGTCCTGCAGCATTAAGTGCCCAAGTCCTAGGCATCTCATTAATTCCTTTCTCAGCTAGATCTCTAATTTTCCCACAAGCCACCTCTCCGGTAGCCATATCCAGCACAAATGGAATACCTCCATCATTCGGTAAAGCAACGGATAGAGCATTATTCCCAAGAACAGCTTCTTTCCCTCCCCAAGCAGCCACATTAGGCCCAGAATTTGTTAGAACAATTCCTAGTTGGTTTTCACTCGCAATCATCCTAGTATAGTATCCTAACATTCCAATATGATTGCTATTTCTAACCATAACAATCGATATACCATTCTCATTTGCTTGATTTATGGCATCTGTTGCAGCCTGACAAGCCGTGACTGGTCCTATACCACCATCAGCATCTATAATTTTCATGAACGTTGATTCAAAGATGACCTGTTTTTTTGGATTTTTAAGAATCCCCCCTTGTTCAATTCTACGCAGGTAGGTTGGCAGTAGATCTACACCATGGGAATCCATCCCCATTAAATTTGCATTAATCAATACGTTTGCTACAATACCTGACTCATCCTTCTCAATACCTGAAGCGATAAGTGCAGATACGACAAGCTCCGTTAATTCTTCAATGCACATGGTTTTTGTATTCATAAGAACGATCCTCATTTCATATTTTTAAGCTGTATCTCACGTTTTTGGATTCTTCCAAGAAGATGAATGGCATTTAAACTCCAGTTTAAAGATGCTATCCAAAAAGTCTTTCCAATTGCACTCTGTTTCACTGCCGCTAGATTTCTCACTGAATCTCTAAGACTGACTTGCTTTGGGTGGAACTTCCCTGAATTGTAGGCTTCAATTACAGCCTTCATCAAACCTTTGCTATTGCGGTGTAGTATAATTAATTCTGGAATGAAATGAATTTTAAAACCCTGATTTTCGATATCTATAACAAAGTTATTATCTCCACCACTTCCCAACGAATTAAAACCATTCACTTTTTTAAATAATGTAGTCCATACAGCAGAATTACCACCAGAGAAAAACTGGACAGGTTGCTCACGTGAAACACTCAAATATCTCATATCATACCTTGCTTGTCGTGCAGCAGATACGATACCACTATCAAAACGTAATACTCTTCCCGTAATTCCTCCTCTATTTTCGAGGAGCTCTCTTTTAATTACGGATAACCAGTCCGCTGTGGGGACAGCGTCATCATCCAAAAATGCGATTACGTTAGACTCAACTGACATTCCGGCAATGTTACGACAAATAGCAGCTCCCTTTGGTCTTTCGTTACGAATCACCCTAATCGGTAAATTAAAACTCTCCACTAATGGACTAATTGTTGTTTCAGAACCGTCATCAACCACAATAATTTCATGGAGTAACTTTAAATCATTATCTTGAATTCCTTTAATACACCGATGCAGATCTTGAAGACGATCTTGAGTCGGAATTATCACTGTAATTCGAACCATTGTTCCCTCCAGCTTTTAGCCATTGCTGACCAGATATTCATTTGTCCTGTTGGTACGTACGTACGACGTATATTATTTGGTACTTCATTCCAGGGATTGGGAGGTGCTTTAACTGTCCCGTAAGCTAAACATCCTTTCGGAAAATCCAGTGCTTGTTGAGGAATGAATCCGTATGGGTATGCAAAATGTATAGGATTTTCGGGATTACTGCAGTGTTCTTTTACTTTTTTTATGGACTCTTCCATCTGCCATTGAGAAGTTTGCATTGAAATCTCATGCATTTTCGGATGGGATAAGGTGTGTGCACCAAGTACATGTCCAGCATTTTCTATTTCAACAAGGTCTCTCCAATTCATAAAAAGATGTGAATCGTCCGAATTGTTACAATCCTCACTATGAGACTCCATATTATTGGTAATAACAAAAAACATTGCCTTTACTCCGAATTGCTCCAATATAGGTACTGCATATTCAATATTATCCTTATATCCATCATCAAACGTTATGAGAACAGACGGTTCTTTGGGTAACCATTTATCGCACTCATAGGATACAATCTTTGGATCCACACTTCCTCCCACTTCATACAGAACAAGATCAAGTGAACGAGCAAATTGGTCAGGTGTTAGTGATGTATAATGATCAATTTTCGGATGAATGTGGTGATAATATAAAACAAGTGGCCAACCAGGCGCTGAACCAATGCTTGGATCAAAAATATGAAACCAACTCCCCCATTAACTAATGCTCATTTCTTAAGAACTAACCGTCCACTCTCAAGCCGAAAAGTAGTATCAAGGCAGTCTTTATATCCCTCCAAATTGGATGAGAGTAGAATTGTTGTTCGATTTGCAGATCGCCCTTTATTGAGAACCAATGATATATTTTCACTATTAATAGAAGTCTCTGCATCGTCAATGATGAGCAAACCAAAATTTTTCTGCTCCAGGGCCATCAACAGTGGAGAAATATTGGAATGACGTTTAGAACCGTTTATTAATATGCTTTTAAATTCACCTTTCTGTACCTCTCCATACTTCGGTTGTAGATCTCCTACTAATACAGACGCAAGAGTTGATTTACCGGATTTAGAATCACCTTCAATTCCTATTACCTTGCCTGCTGAAACATTAAGGTTTAGAGCTCTCAGTACAACCACTTCTCCACCTTTCTTGCCGTATGAAACTACGATATCTCTCGCAAGCAACACTGATATCCCTCCAATTTAGGATGATAAACTGGTACTATGTTTTGCTTCTGTATGAACATCTTGAAAAGTTATATAATGACGTTGTTCCAATAATGCCACGACTTTCATGGCACATTTCTCAACTGTTTCTAAATCTGTTCTTAGTACCAAATCAGCATTATTTGGACGCTCATAAGGATCATTAACTCCAGTAAAAGATTCAATTTCACCTGCAATTGCCTTTTTATAAAGACCTTTAACATCCCGTTTAACTAACTCAGAGAGTGGTGCATCGACGAAAACTTCGATAAATTCCCCAATCTCTTGACGTGCCATTTCTCTCATGTTCTTATATGGAGAAATAAATAAAGCTAACGTAACAATTTGATTTTTAGTTAATAGTTTAGCGACAAATGAGATTCGCTCAATATTTTTGATTCTATCCTCTTTGGAGAACCCTAGGTCTTTGCATAACGAACTACGAACAACGTCTCCATCCAGTGTTTCAACTGCAATCCCTCGATCTTGAAGTATCCCAGTAACATATGAAGCTATCGTAGTTTTTCCTGCACCGGAAAGACCGGTAAACCATACTGTCACCCCGCGTTGTGACATTTAATATCCCTCCAATAATTAAAGAAGTATAATTTTCTCCCTATTCTCCATTACATTTTTCGTTGCATTTCGAGTATCTATGATTATCGGGGCATATTTAACAACGTTGTCATAGTCTATAAAACTATGATCTGTAACAATGACAACTGCATCTAAATTTTCCAAAACGTTTTCGTTCAATTCAACAGAATAAAGCTTGTTTAGACCAGACCTGTAATCGAATTGAACACTTGCTATGTTTGGGTCATGATATATCACTGAGGCTCCTCCACTATAGAGCAATTCTATTATTTTTAGTGAAGAAGACTCTCGGTAATCTGCAATATTTTTTTTGTACGCCACTCCAAGAACTAATACACGAGCATCACGTAACGGCTTTCCCCTATTATTTAAGGCTTTAATCGTCTTATCGATAACGAAATAAGGCATTCTTGAATTCACATCGCTAGCTAGTTCTACAAATTTCACCGGAAAATCGTATTCCTTGGCCTTCCACGCTAAATAGTGAGGATCTATGGGAATACAGTGACCTCCTATCCCTGGACCAGGATAGAACTCTTGCAATCCATAAGGTTTAGTGAATGCAGCTTCGAGCATTTCCCAAACATTGATACCCATTCGATCACATAGCAAAGTAATTTCATTCACCAAGCCAATGTTGACCATCCTGTAAGTGTTCTCATATACCTTTACCATTTCTGCAACAAGTGCAGATGATACTGGAACAACTATTGCCACTGATTCAAAAAATGCTTGTGCTATTTTCGTGCAAACTGATGTGCTTCCACCAACAACTTTAGGGACATTCGAACGAGTATAATTAATATTTCCAAAATCAACTCGTTCTGGCGAGTGTGCTAAGAAAAAATCAACCCCTACACGAAAGCCCGTTTTTTCCAAGCAAGGCAAAATCACCTCGTCCGTTGTCCCCGGATATGTAGTGCTTTCCAATATAATTAACTGTCCAGAATGTAGGAAACCAGCAATCTTCTCCGTTACACTTCTAATAATTGAAATA from Paenibacillus sp. FSL R5-0341 harbors:
- a CDS encoding nucleotide sugar dehydrogenase; protein product: MRDYTAQALLEDMNSIAYELSTKIEKKSANVAIIGIGYIGLTLAVQLSKAGFTVWGLEDDQKRIEMIQLGISYIEDVSTDELSSLVREKRIIGTSDFQVLKDADIVIICVPTPLSINKEPDISIIRSVTEKIAGFLHSGQLIILESTTYPGTTDEVILPCLEKTGFRVGVDFFLAHSPERVDFGNINYTRSNVPKVVGGSTSVCTKIAQAFFESVAIVVPVSSALVAEMVKVYENTYRMVNIGLVNEITLLCDRMGINVWEMLEAAFTKPYGLQEFYPGPGIGGHCIPIDPHYLAWKAKEYDFPVKFVELASDVNSRMPYFVIDKTIKALNNRGKPLRDARVLVLGVAYKKNIADYRESSSLKIIELLYSGGASVIYHDPNIASVQFDYRSGLNKLYSVELNENVLENLDAVVIVTDHSFIDYDNVVKYAPIIIDTRNATKNVMENREKIILL